A region of the Silene latifolia isolate original U9 population chromosome 9, ASM4854445v1, whole genome shotgun sequence genome:
AGTACAATTTATGTACGGAAATTTGTTGGTTTTTTGCGTGATATATGATTGTTCACAAATTTTCATTAACAGATAGTGTCCCTCCTACAAATAAAAGTGGGTAATATAAGTGGGTGGAAAATGTTTAcctcactttaattttgtgagggtcactatccgtctataatagACGGACTGATGATTGTTTAAGGATTTATAATGAGAGAAATTTGAGCTCTATGGTATATGTTACGAAGATTGGATCGAAGGGAATATAATTTATATCATCATCATAAAAACAGAAATCATTAAGACTAATGAGAATACCAATGCtttattatatactccctccctcCCGGTTATGACAGTAGTGTGTGATTTGATAAAACAATGAAAAATAAATGAATGTAACGGGGTGAGTAATCATATTACTTGGCACAGGTTGAACAGCCCTAAAGCCGGGACTAAGGAGATATCATCGTCTCTGGAGCATCCATAGTTAAAGTATCCTCGGCCACCTCAGGGACCGTAAAACTAAAGTCGGCTACTGAAACACCTTCTATGTCGGGATTTTCTTTCAAATATTTGTCAACGTCTAAAGATGAACTAAGTTTGGTCCCGATTGGTGTCACATAATGGGCTTCCAATTCAGACAAGTCGCTGGTAAACACCAGCTTTCTCTTGAACCCGGGTGGTGTCTGTGGGATGTTTGGCTTGTCAATCACCCACGTCCGGCTGCCGTCTTTCTCAATATCAGCAACATCTTCGCAACAGATGTTAGGCTTTTTACTGCATATAAATGGCTCATCCAGCAATTTACTTCTCGTCTTCTCGTATTCTTCCTCATTATCTATCAATCTCCATTTATAGCATTCTACGCATTGCGCTGCATAAAGGGTAACGGAATTTGTACCTTTCTGCGGTTTCAACAAACAATAAgtgagtattttaatcaaaggcaaATAATTAATAGGGACCGAAGGAGTATGTTATTCCCAATTGACTTGGGTGGTCAAGACCTGTCGACTTCCAACAAGacgaatatatccgtcttaaTATTAAAAGGAATCGCTGATATAGCAGTTGTGAACCAAACTAAGATATTATACCAAGGCAACATCAAAGCATTCTATACAGTTTTACATGCATATACTCCGTATAAGACTTAACTTACCTTACGTTAACTTGCCCGAAAGACGGACAAGTTCACTAGAAAATAGAAATCATGATGATTATTAAGGGAAAACGAGTTAGCTCAAGTGGTAAGAGCTCTCTTATCCTAACCGTGAGATTGGGGGTTCGATTTTTACCCACGATACGAGGAGGAGAAGTAAAACAAGGAAAAAGGGACAACTTACCAAAAAACTGAAGCAAGATTCATTCGCAGGAGGCTCCGTTGGAGTTGCTGGAGACGCCTGAGACATTCTACCCGCGTCAGTAGATCAAGAGAGAGACAGATTACTGATAGAATTTAGTATAAAGGACGAATCCAAATTTGGCTGtattattataaatttataataatGTTGAGTTTATTAGATATATATACATATGGTCGTGACGTTTTCGAACTGTAGAGAAACTCAAACCCT
Encoded here:
- the LOC141602450 gene encoding methyl-CpG-binding domain-containing protein 4-like codes for the protein MSQASPATPTEPPANESCFSFLKGTNSVTLYAAQCVECYKWRLIDNEEEYEKTRSKLLDEPFICSKKPNICCEDVADIEKDGSRTWVIDKPNIPQTPPGFKRKLVFTSDLSELEAHYVTPIGTKLSSSLDVDKYLKENPDIEGVSVADFSFTVPEVAEDTLTMDAPETMISP